From Arachis stenosperma cultivar V10309 chromosome 2, arast.V10309.gnm1.PFL2, whole genome shotgun sequence, one genomic window encodes:
- the LOC130963654 gene encoding putative white-brown complex homolog protein 30, with protein sequence MNGMRNNNGSSYSSSVATLVFLVLFFVSLSLLPTRIQCADQPYVTSFYAEEIYKELQSLATLFTSDIRKTLSFCIKDMKKDWEEAFDFKGRLDFVDSCVKKKGDFRDRICTSVEIRYYFQSFMDTTGTTSQSYVKPNKNCNLSSWVAGCEPGWGCSVGSTVDLKKELPEIPSRIDNCQPCCEGFFCPQGLTCMIPCPLGSYCPIGKLNTTTSTCEPYSYQIPAGDPNHACGSADVWSGVVNNSDIFCDPGSYCPTTTRKVACDRGYYCRRGSTRQNSCSMLSSCKANTESPNMHAYAALLIVALSTLLIFIYNCTDQILATREKRKADSRERAAKHVKEIAQARQRWRSAKDSITKKKGLQEQLRSFSRRKSMKQDTTNAAAAASPLPPSDNSSEKKESNLTKMMNSADSDSNSSEGFHLNIGDKNLKNKQPKGKNLHTQSQILRYAYGKIEKEKEQEQSNNLTFSGVISMATNVDEEIKARPAIEVSFKDLTLTLRGKKKHLLRCVTGKLMPCRVSAVMGPSGAGKTTFLSALAGKVRGCTMTGSILINGKHESIHCYQKIIGFVPQDDIVHGNLTVEENLRFSARCRLSADMAKADKVLIIERVIETLGLQAIRDSLVGTVERRGISGGQKKRVNVGLEMVMEPSLLILDEPTTGLDSASSSLLLKALRREAHEGVNICMVLHQPSYTLFRMFDDIIFLAKGGLTAYHGPVKKVEEYFASIGIPVPDRVNPPDHFIDVLEGLVKPSSGVTYQQLPIKWMLHNGYNVPPDMLHVMSENHDPESSSKGEAEGGGEEQSEHHWDSVEIEKDHVDSNFLIVKDLSNRRTPGVFRQYRYYLGRVGKQQLREGKSQAVDYLLLLVAGAILGMLTTANDETFGSLGYTFTVIAVSLLCKIAALRSFSLDKLQYWRESASGISSLAHFMSKDTIDLFNTVIKPVVYLSMFYFFSNPRSSFASNYVILLCLVYSATGMAYILAIYLAPSAAQLCSVLFPVVMTLIASQKRDTTLMKILAKLCYPNYALEAFVVANAERYTGVWLITRCSSLKTNDYNVNEWIMCLVILILYGILFRILAFGCLLITQRK encoded by the exons GAGATTTCAGAGATAGAATATGCACTTCAGTTGAAATAAGGTACTATTTTCAGAGTTTTATGGATACAACAGGAACTACATCTCAGAGTTATGTGAAACCGAACAAGAATTGCAATCTGTCATCATGGGTTGCTGGTTGTGAACCTGGTTGGGGATGTAGTGTTGGAAGCACTGTTGACCTCAAAAAGGAATTACCTGAGATTCCTTCTAGAATTGATAATTGTCAACCTTGTTGTGAGGGTTTCTTTTGCCCTCAAGGCTTGACTTGCATGATAC CTTGCCCACTAGGCTCTTATTGTCCAATTGGGAAACTGAATACAACCACTTCAACATGTGAACC ATATAGCTACCAGATACCTGCAGGGGATCCAAACCATGCATGTGGAAGTGCAGATGTATGGAGTGGAGTTGTGAACAACAGTGATATCTTTTGTGATCCAGGATCATATTGCCCAACTACAACACGTAAAGTGGCTTGTGATCGTGG ATATTACTGCAGAAGGGGTTCCACTCGCCAAAATT CATGCTCCATGTTGAGTTCCTGTAAAGCAAACACAGAAAGCCCAAATATGCATGCTTATGCTGCTTTGCTTATT GTTGCACTGAGTACTCTGCTGATCTTCATTTACAACTGTACTGATCAAATTCTAGCAACAAGAGAAAAGCGAAAGGCGGATTCTAGAGAGCGAGCTGCCAAGCATGTGAAAGAGATTGcacaagcaagacaaagatggAGATCAGCCAAAGATAGCATTACAAAGAAGAAAGGTTTGCAAGAACAATTAAGATCCTTTTCGCGCCGAAAATCCATGAAACAGGACACTACTaatgctgctgctgctgcttctCCTCTGCCACCTTCGGACAACTCTTCTGAGAAAAAGGAAAGCAACCTCACAAAGATGATGAACTCGGCTGACAGTGATTCGAATAGCAGCGAAGGATTCCACTTGAACATTGGAGATAAGAACCTGAAGAACAAGCAACCAAAGGGTAAAAATCTGCACACACAAAGCCAGATTCTAAGGTATGCTTATGGGAAGATTGAGAAGGAGAAAGAACAAGAACAGAGCAATAACTTAACATTCTCTGGAGTTATATCAATGGCTACTAATGTTGATGAAGAGATTAAAGCAAGGCCAGCCATTGAAGTTTCATTCAAGGATTTGACTCTAACTTTGAGAGGGAAAAAGAAGCATCTTCTAAGGTGTGTGACAGGTAAACTGATGCCTTGTAGAGTGTCAGCTGTGATGGGACCCTCTGGAGCTGGCAAGACCACTTTTCTTTCTGCTTTGGCTGGCAAAGTTAGAGGTTGCACCATGACTGGATCTATTCTTATCAATGGCAAACATGAATCCATTCATTGTTATCAAAAGATTATTGGTTTTGTTCCTCAAGATGATATTGTCCATGGTAACTTGACCGTGGAGGAGAATCTTCGCTTTAGCGCAAGATGCAG GTTGTCAGCAGACATGGCAAAAGCAGATAAGGTTCTGATTATAGAGAGAGTAATAGAGACATTAGGACTGCAAGCAATAAGAGATTCCCTTGTTGGGACAgtggaaaggagaggaatatcAGGAGGACAAAAGAAGCGTGTGAATGTGGGATTAGAAATGGTGATGGAACCTTCACTATTGATATTAGATGAGCCTACAACAGGTCTTGATAGTGCTTCATCCTCATTGCTTCTTAAAGCTCTTAGGCGTGAAGCTCATGAAGGGGTTAACATATGCATGGTACTTCACCAACCAAGCTATACATTGTTCAGAATGTTTGATGATATAATATTTCTAGCCAAAGGGGGGCTTACTGCATATCATGGACCAGTGAAGAAAGTTGAGGAATACTTTGCTAGCATTGGAATCCCTGTCCCTGACCGTGTGAATCCCCCTGACCACTTCATTGATGTTTTGGAAGGTCTTGTGAAGCCTTCTTCCGGTGTCACATACCAGCAGCTTCCCATCAAGTGGATGCTCCATAATGGTTACAATGTTCCTCCTGATATGCTTCATGTAATGTCTGAAAACCATGATCCTGAATCTTCATCCAAGGGTGAAGCTGAAGGTGGTGGTGAAGAGCAATCAGAACATCATTGGGATAGTGTTGAGATAGAGAAAGATCATGTAGACTCAAACTTTTTGATTGTTAAGGATTTGTCCAATAGAAGAACACCTGGTGTATTTCGACAATATAGATACTATCTTGGCAGGGTTGGTAAGCAGCAACTACGAGAAGGAAAATCTCAAGCAGTTGATTATCTACTCTTGTTAGTTGCTGGTGCTATCTTAGGAATGCTAACTACAGCCAATGATGAAACGTTTGGTTCCCTTGGATATACATTCACAGTTATTGCTGTGT CTCTACTGTGCAAGATTGCAGCTCTTAGATCATTTTCACTTGACAAATTACAATACTGGAGGGAAAGTGCATCAGGGATTAGTAGTCTTGCTCATTTTATGTCCAAAGACACAATTGATCTTTTCAACACAGTAATCAAGCCTGTGGTGTATCTATCCATGTTCTATTTCTTTAGCAATCCAAGGTCAAGCTTTGCAAGTAACTATGTGATTCTGCTTTGCCTTGTCTACAGTGCTACTGGCATGGCTTATATATTAGCAATTTACTTGGCTCCTTCTGCTGCACAACTG TGTTCAGTGCTATTTCCTGTGGTTATGACTCTGATTGCAAGCCAAAAGAGAGACACTACACTGATGAAGATCCTAGCAAAACTGTGCTACCCAAATTATGCATTGGAGGCCTTTGTAGTTGCAAATGCTGAAAGGTACACAGGAGTGTGGCTAATTACACGTTGTAGTTCACTTAAGACTAATGACTATAATGTGAACGAGTGGATTATGTGCCTTGTAATCCTCATTCTCTATGGAATACTCTTCAGAATTCTCGCCTTTGGTTGTCTCTTGATCACACAAAGGAAGTAG
- the LOC130962171 gene encoding uncharacterized protein LOC130962171 isoform X1, with amino-acid sequence MDQDEQLRKCSNMKCQRVQVDESSVPALKDEAMEVDHFLAENRNEHVSVDGGLDIHAAFNGKDDLEMEVLDGFLDDVEIDDLEGTDVFSGACEEVFFDFEFDSKAEVLGPGPCEGSLLQNSTSESHSSELSGSSIVGWVSESTKLPIAQSECKNNPLDDVVSYQSRGAFRNNPHQPSNEDCLYNISLDIPHLHQLNNDHHLAGGILYCKKETGSIEKSQPTALKQKRFRKPTLRYIEETSNSRSKEKVPTAGTKRKHSSASSCDELHIRIKALRKIRVEKSSNGISDVTIPKLKAHRGRPKKEKLDDEEAFSLDSEDECLTPKRSKKKDRRKHQRMWTLSEVIKLVDGISEYGVGRWTDIKRFSFSSSSYRTPIDLRDKWRNLLRASSIQTNTIDQKEDDQNDDHTLRPLPFNVACRVRELAKIHPYPRQRGGSKNSRSSKLGTSTSVSQSKDSPPIGQSKRNTRRKCTYK; translated from the exons ATGGATCAGGATGAACAGTTACGGAAGTGTTCCAATATGAAATGCCAAAGG GTTCAGGTGGATGAATCATCTGTGCCTGCTCTTAAAGATGAAGCGATGGAAGTTGACCATTTTCTTGCAGAAAATAGAAATGAGCATGTCTCAGTAGATG GTGGTTTGGATATTCATGCAGCTTTCAATGGAAAGGATGACTTGGAGATGGAG GTCCTTGATGGATTTTTGGATGATGTTGAAATCGATGACCTTGAAGGAACTGATGTTTTCTCTGGTGCATGCGAGGAGGTTTTTTTTG ATTTTGAATTTGACAGCAAGGCTGAGGTGCTTGGCCCTGGTCCTTGTGAAGGTTCCCTTCTGCAAAACTCAACTTCAGAAAGTCATTCTTCAGAATTGAGTGGAAGCAGCATTGTTGGTTGGGTATCAGAATCTACAAAACTACCCATTGCACAATCTGAATGCAAAAATAATCCTCTAGATGATGTAGTATCCTATCAATCACGTGGTGCCTTCAGGAACAATCCTCATCAACCGTCAAATGAAGATTGCCTGTACAACATTTCACTCGACATACCGCACCTACATCAGTTGAATAATGATCATCATTTGGCTGGTGGTATATTATATTGTAAAAAGGAAACGGGTTCAATTGAAAAGAGTCAACCTACTGCACTTAAACAGAAGAGATTCCGAAAGCCTACTCTTAGGTACATTGAAGAGACTTCAAATTCAAGGTCAAAGGAAAAGGTACCAACTGCTGGTACAAAAAGAAAACATTCAAGTGCCTCATCATGTGATGAACTTCATATAAGAATTAAAGCATTGAGAAAGATTCGAGTTGAGAAGTCTAGTAATGGAATTAGTGATGTGACAATCCCAAAGTTGAAAGCTCACAGGGGACGACCAAAGAAAGAG AAACTTGATGATGAGGAGGCATTTTCCTTGGACTCTGAGGATGAATGTTTGACACCAAAAAGATCTAAAAAGAAAGATCGGAGAAAGCATCAGAGGATGTGGACTCTCTCTGAGGTTATTAAGTTGGTTGATGGCATATCTGAATATGGAGTTGGTAGGTGGACGGATATAAAGAggttttcattttcttcttcaagCTATCGAACACCCATAGATCTCAGG GACAAGTGGCGTAATCTTTTAAGAGCCAGTTCCATTCAGACAAACACAATAGACCAGAAAGAG GATGATCAAAATGATGATCATACTTTACGCCCCCTACCATTTAACGTGGCATGCCGTGTGCGTGAATTGGCTAAAATTCACCCGTACCCAAGGCAACGCGGCGGCTCAAAGAATTCTCGCAGTAGCAAACTTGGTACTTCTACTTCAGTTAGTCAAAGTAAAGATTCTCCTCCCATTGGGCAGAGCAAAAGAAATACACGGAGGAAGTGTACTTACAAGTGA
- the LOC130962171 gene encoding uncharacterized protein LOC130962171 isoform X2, whose translation MEVDHFLAENRNEHVSVDGGLDIHAAFNGKDDLEMEVLDGFLDDVEIDDLEGTDVFSGACEEVFFDFEFDSKAEVLGPGPCEGSLLQNSTSESHSSELSGSSIVGWVSESTKLPIAQSECKNNPLDDVVSYQSRGAFRNNPHQPSNEDCLYNISLDIPHLHQLNNDHHLAGGILYCKKETGSIEKSQPTALKQKRFRKPTLRYIEETSNSRSKEKVPTAGTKRKHSSASSCDELHIRIKALRKIRVEKSSNGISDVTIPKLKAHRGRPKKEKLDDEEAFSLDSEDECLTPKRSKKKDRRKHQRMWTLSEVIKLVDGISEYGVGRWTDIKRFSFSSSSYRTPIDLRDKWRNLLRASSIQTNTIDQKEDDQNDDHTLRPLPFNVACRVRELAKIHPYPRQRGGSKNSRSSKLGTSTSVSQSKDSPPIGQSKRNTRRKCTYK comes from the exons ATGGAAGTTGACCATTTTCTTGCAGAAAATAGAAATGAGCATGTCTCAGTAGATG GTGGTTTGGATATTCATGCAGCTTTCAATGGAAAGGATGACTTGGAGATGGAG GTCCTTGATGGATTTTTGGATGATGTTGAAATCGATGACCTTGAAGGAACTGATGTTTTCTCTGGTGCATGCGAGGAGGTTTTTTTTG ATTTTGAATTTGACAGCAAGGCTGAGGTGCTTGGCCCTGGTCCTTGTGAAGGTTCCCTTCTGCAAAACTCAACTTCAGAAAGTCATTCTTCAGAATTGAGTGGAAGCAGCATTGTTGGTTGGGTATCAGAATCTACAAAACTACCCATTGCACAATCTGAATGCAAAAATAATCCTCTAGATGATGTAGTATCCTATCAATCACGTGGTGCCTTCAGGAACAATCCTCATCAACCGTCAAATGAAGATTGCCTGTACAACATTTCACTCGACATACCGCACCTACATCAGTTGAATAATGATCATCATTTGGCTGGTGGTATATTATATTGTAAAAAGGAAACGGGTTCAATTGAAAAGAGTCAACCTACTGCACTTAAACAGAAGAGATTCCGAAAGCCTACTCTTAGGTACATTGAAGAGACTTCAAATTCAAGGTCAAAGGAAAAGGTACCAACTGCTGGTACAAAAAGAAAACATTCAAGTGCCTCATCATGTGATGAACTTCATATAAGAATTAAAGCATTGAGAAAGATTCGAGTTGAGAAGTCTAGTAATGGAATTAGTGATGTGACAATCCCAAAGTTGAAAGCTCACAGGGGACGACCAAAGAAAGAG AAACTTGATGATGAGGAGGCATTTTCCTTGGACTCTGAGGATGAATGTTTGACACCAAAAAGATCTAAAAAGAAAGATCGGAGAAAGCATCAGAGGATGTGGACTCTCTCTGAGGTTATTAAGTTGGTTGATGGCATATCTGAATATGGAGTTGGTAGGTGGACGGATATAAAGAggttttcattttcttcttcaagCTATCGAACACCCATAGATCTCAGG GACAAGTGGCGTAATCTTTTAAGAGCCAGTTCCATTCAGACAAACACAATAGACCAGAAAGAG GATGATCAAAATGATGATCATACTTTACGCCCCCTACCATTTAACGTGGCATGCCGTGTGCGTGAATTGGCTAAAATTCACCCGTACCCAAGGCAACGCGGCGGCTCAAAGAATTCTCGCAGTAGCAAACTTGGTACTTCTACTTCAGTTAGTCAAAGTAAAGATTCTCCTCCCATTGGGCAGAGCAAAAGAAATACACGGAGGAAGTGTACTTACAAGTGA
- the LOC130963655 gene encoding auxin-responsive protein SAUR50-like, giving the protein MKTRFLRGCLNKCKKMGSKVIPCTTVSDSCDQCYLKKYTNLWPSSSNSLDKRCSIPNDVPKGHLVVYVGEEHKRFVIKIALLHHPLFRALLDQAQEEYDFIADSKLCIPCDEHIFLSVLRCASSPQNDRVCFCLYL; this is encoded by the coding sequence ATGAAGACAAGGTTTCTTAGAGGGTGCCTTAACAAGTGCAAGAAAATGGGAAGCAAAGTGATACCTTGTACTACTGTGTCTGATTCTTGCGACCAATGTTACcttaaaaaatacacaaacttgTGGCCTTCATCTTCGAATTCATTGGATAAGAGATGCTCCATTCCAAATGATGTTCCAAAGGGTCACTTGGTAGTGTATGTTGGAGAAGAACACAAGAGATTTGTGATCAAAATTGCATTGCTTCACCATCCACTCTTTAGGGCCTTGTTGGATCAAGCTCAAGAAGAGTATGATTTCATTGCGGATTCCAAACTATGCATTCCTTGTGATGAACACATCTTCCTCAGTGTTCTTCGCTGTGCAAGTTCTCCACAGAATGATCGTGTGTGTTTCTGTCTTTATCTCTGA
- the LOC130961345 gene encoding adenosine kinase 2-like — MASQSCDGILLGMGNPLLDISAVVDDEFLQKYDIKLNNAILAEDKHKSMYDEMTNKFNVEFIAGGATQNSIKVAQWMLQKPGATSYMGCIGKDKYGEEMKKNSTAAGVNVHYYEDENTPTGTCAVCVVGGERSLVANLAAANCYKSEHLKRPENWALVEKAKYYYIAGFFLTVSPDSIQLVAEHAAANNKVFTMNLSAPFICEFFRDPQEKALPYVDIVFGNETEARTFSKVHGWETDNVEEIAKKICEWPKVTARKRIAVITQGADPVCVAEDGKVQLFPVILLPKEKLVDTNGAGDAFVGGFLSQLVQEKPISECVRAGCYAANVIIQRSGCTYPEKPDFQ; from the exons ATGGCGTCTCAGTCGTGCGATGGCATTCTCCTCGGAATGGGAAATCCTCTCCTCGACATCTCCGCCGTCGTCGACGACGAGTTCTTGCAGAA GTATGATATAAAGTTGAACAATGCTATTTTGGCAGAGGACAAGCACAAATCCAT GTATGACGAAATGACCAACAAATTTAATGTGGAGTTTATTGCTGGAG GTGCTACTCAGAATTCAATCAAGGTTGCTCAG TGGATGCTTCAAAAACCTGGTGCAACAAGTTATATGGGTTGCATAGGAAAGGACAAGTATGGGGAGGAGATGAAGAAGAACTCAACAGCTGCTGGTGTAAAT GTTCACTATTATGAAGACGAAAATACACCTACAGGAACTTGTGCTGTTTGTGTCGTTGGTGGTGAAAG GTCACTTGTTGCCAACTTAGCAGCTGCTAATTGCTACAAGTCTGAGCATTTGAAAAGACCAGAAAATTGGGCATTAG TTGAAAAAGCCAAGTATTACTACATTGCTGGCTTTTTCCTAACTGTATCTCCAGATTCCATTCAATTAGTTGCTGAACATGCTGCTGCAAATAACAAG GTCTTCACCATGAACCTTTCAGCCCCCTTTATCTGTGAGTTCTTCAGGGATCCACAGGAGAAAGCCTTGCC GTATGTGGACATTGTTTTTGGAAATGAGACGGAAGCGAGAACATTTTCCAAAGTTCATGGCTGGGAG ACTGACAATGTTGAGGAGATAGCTAAAAAGATTTGTGAGTGGCCAAAGGTAACAGCAAGAAAAAGAATAGCCGTTATCACACAAGGTGCAGACCCTGTGTGTGTTGCTGAGGATGGGAAGGTGCAACTGTTCCCTGTGATCCTATTGCCCAAGGAGAAACTTGTTGACACTAATGGAGCAG GAGATGCATTTGTTGGAGGATTCCTTTCACAATTGGTTCAGGAGAAGCCAATCTCAGAATGTGTAAGAGCTGGTTGCTATGCAGCAAATGTGATCATCCAAAGGTCCGGCTGCACATACCCAGAGAAGCCCGATTTTCAATGA
- the LOC130960210 gene encoding isocitrate dehydrogenase [NAD] catalytic subunit 5, mitochondrial isoform X1, producing the protein MASSCIHLLKRTLRSAHLPSNPTTPVARFFSFASSTPIRATLFPGDGIGPEIAESVKKIFKEAEVPIEWEEHYVGTEIDPRTQSFLTWESLESVRQNRVGLKGPMATPIGKGHRSLNLTLRKELNLYANVRPCYSLPGYKTRYDNVNLITIRENTEGEYSGLEHQVVRGVVESLKIITRQASLRVAEYAFHYAKVHGRERVSAIHKANIMQKTDGLFLKCCREVAEKYPDIKYEEVVIDNCCMMLVKNPALFDVLVMPNLYGDIISDLCAGLVGGLGLTPSCNIGEGGIALAEAVHGSAPDIAGKNLANPTALLLSGVSMLRHLDLHDKADQIQNAILTTIAEGKYRTADLGGKAKTTEFTNAIIDHL; encoded by the exons ATGGCTTCTTCTTGCATTCACCTCCTCAAACGAACCCTCCGAAGCGCTCACCTCCCATCAAACCCTACCACCCCCGTCGCCAGATTCTTCTCCTTCGCTTCTTCCACTCCGATCCGCGCCACTCTCTTCCCCGGCGACGGTATTGGCCCCGAGATCGCCGAATCCGTCAAAAAG ATATTCAAGGAAGCTGAGGTGCCCATAGAATGGGAAGAGCACTATGTGGGAACCGAAATTGATCCGAGAACCCAGAGCTTTTTGACATGGGAAAGTTTGGAATCAGTTCGGCAAAATCGGGTTGGCTTGAAAGGGCCAATGGCCACCCCTATTGGAAAAGGGCATCGTTCATTGAACCTTACACTAAGAAAAGAACTGAATTTGTATGCAAATGTTCGACCCTGCTACAGCCTGCCTGGCTACAAAACTCGGTATGATAATGTAAACCTTATCACCATCCGTGAAAATACTGAAGGAGAGTATAGCGGTCTTGAGCATCAG GTTGTGAGAGGTGTAGTAGAAAGTCTCAAAATTATTACACGCCAAGCAAGTTTAAGGGTGGCTGAGTATGCTTTTCACTATGCCAAGGTACACGGAAGAGAGAGAGTGTCTGCTATTCACAAGGCCAACATTATGCAGAAGACTGATGGTCTTTTCCTCAAG TGCTGCCGTGAGGTTGCGGAGAAGTATCCTGATATAAAATATGAGGAAGTTGTCATTGACAATTGCTGCATGATG CTTGTGAAGAATCCTGCACTTTTTGATGTATTGGTGATGCCTAACCTTTATGGTGATATTATTAGTGACCTTTGTGCTGGCTTGGTTGGGGGATTGGGCTTGACACCAAG CTGCAACATTGGTGAAGGAGGTATTGCACTTGCTGAGGCTGTACATGGTTCAGCACCTGATATTGCTGGAAAG AATTTGGCAAATCCAACTGCTTTACTGCTAAGTGGTGTTTCAATGTTGCGCCATTTGGATCTCCATGACAAAGCGGATCAAATTCAAAATGCCATCCTCACCACAATTGCAGAAGGGAAGTACAGAACCGCTGATCTTGGTGGCAAAGCAAAGACAACTGAGTTCACCAATGCAATTATTGATCATCTCTAA
- the LOC130960210 gene encoding isocitrate dehydrogenase [NAD] catalytic subunit 5, mitochondrial isoform X2, protein MATPIGKGHRSLNLTLRKELNLYANVRPCYSLPGYKTRYDNVNLITIRENTEGEYSGLEHQVVRGVVESLKIITRQASLRVAEYAFHYAKVHGRERVSAIHKANIMQKTDGLFLKCCREVAEKYPDIKYEEVVIDNCCMMLVKNPALFDVLVMPNLYGDIISDLCAGLVGGLGLTPSCNIGEGGIALAEAVHGSAPDIAGKNLANPTALLLSGVSMLRHLDLHDKADQIQNAILTTIAEGKYRTADLGGKAKTTEFTNAIIDHL, encoded by the exons ATGGCCACCCCTATTGGAAAAGGGCATCGTTCATTGAACCTTACACTAAGAAAAGAACTGAATTTGTATGCAAATGTTCGACCCTGCTACAGCCTGCCTGGCTACAAAACTCGGTATGATAATGTAAACCTTATCACCATCCGTGAAAATACTGAAGGAGAGTATAGCGGTCTTGAGCATCAG GTTGTGAGAGGTGTAGTAGAAAGTCTCAAAATTATTACACGCCAAGCAAGTTTAAGGGTGGCTGAGTATGCTTTTCACTATGCCAAGGTACACGGAAGAGAGAGAGTGTCTGCTATTCACAAGGCCAACATTATGCAGAAGACTGATGGTCTTTTCCTCAAG TGCTGCCGTGAGGTTGCGGAGAAGTATCCTGATATAAAATATGAGGAAGTTGTCATTGACAATTGCTGCATGATG CTTGTGAAGAATCCTGCACTTTTTGATGTATTGGTGATGCCTAACCTTTATGGTGATATTATTAGTGACCTTTGTGCTGGCTTGGTTGGGGGATTGGGCTTGACACCAAG CTGCAACATTGGTGAAGGAGGTATTGCACTTGCTGAGGCTGTACATGGTTCAGCACCTGATATTGCTGGAAAG AATTTGGCAAATCCAACTGCTTTACTGCTAAGTGGTGTTTCAATGTTGCGCCATTTGGATCTCCATGACAAAGCGGATCAAATTCAAAATGCCATCCTCACCACAATTGCAGAAGGGAAGTACAGAACCGCTGATCTTGGTGGCAAAGCAAAGACAACTGAGTTCACCAATGCAATTATTGATCATCTCTAA